In Cryptomeria japonica chromosome 10, Sugi_1.0, whole genome shotgun sequence, a genomic segment contains:
- the LOC131069376 gene encoding NADH dehydrogenase [ubiquinone] iron-sulfur protein 6, mitochondrial produces MAGKLSALFSPLLFSKGKMNFNVRRLSVLSEHTAKWMQTIDKKSPMELINEVPPIKVEGRIVACEGDRNPALGHPIEFICLDLPQPNVCKYCGLRYVQKDHH; encoded by the exons ATGGCGGGAAAGCTCTCCGCTTTATTTTCTCCTCTACTATTCAGCAAAGGAAAAATGAATTTCAATGTAAGGAGGCTCAGCGTCCTTAGCGAACACACTGCCAAATGGATGCAG ACAATTGACAAAAAGTCCCCAATGGAGCTGATCAATGAAGTTCCTCCAATAAAGGTTGAGGGGCGGATTGTGGCATGTGAAGGAG ATAGAAATCCTGCACTTGGCCATCCAATCGAGTTTATTTGTTTGGATTTACCTCAGCCAAATGTATGCAAGTATTGTGGCCTCCGTTATGTCCAAAAGGATCACCACTGA